From a region of the Xanthomonas rydalmerensis genome:
- a CDS encoding acyl carrier protein, with amino-acid sequence MSQETFIENFLSATDFQNPVEVTMDTVLRELPEWDSLAALGVIVMFDMEYGKTITGEHLAAVVTLGDLYKLTGA; translated from the coding sequence ATGAGCCAAGAGACGTTTATCGAGAATTTCCTGTCGGCCACGGATTTCCAGAATCCGGTCGAGGTGACCATGGACACGGTGCTGCGCGAACTGCCCGAGTGGGATTCGCTGGCCGCGCTGGGCGTGATCGTGATGTTCGACATGGAGTACGGCAAGACCATCACCGGCGAGCACCTGGCCGCCGTGGTCACCCTGGGCGACCTCTACAAGCTGACCGGGGCGTAA
- a CDS encoding aromatic ring-hydroxylating dioxygenase subunit alpha — MTRHALDAEHYISPHSLRLEQQRLFGKLWIFVGFASMVRERNQFFARQVAGVPVLVQRTEAGIRAFLNQCPHRQSAIQTEAHGKRPLVCPYHAWSFGAEGELRGLPNSGLYQFTAEEKANICLTKLHLQQVGELLFVNMAEQPLPLEQQFAPAFLEDLRAAASHVDSQLIYSCHRVRYNWKLNMENVKDYNHIPFIHPKTFNPLMTAAPKPSAHVERSVEVPSAVEQLLQGGEPVPLDALSFPAKAEIAVQDHWYRPLCERYGEDSAFYNWFLYPNVNFYSVRGDSFVLQQYDPVSPHETDYHLWVATARRRSERTDFTALLSTLMRIEHQVIAEDTAVLERLQAGFGPHSRAFMHGDYETELVRQHLWYRANVLEQPA, encoded by the coding sequence ATGACCCGCCACGCCCTCGACGCCGAGCACTACATCAGCCCGCACAGCCTGCGCCTGGAACAGCAGAGGCTGTTCGGCAAATTGTGGATCTTCGTCGGCTTCGCCTCCATGGTACGCGAGCGCAACCAGTTCTTCGCGCGCCAGGTGGCCGGGGTGCCGGTGCTGGTGCAGCGCACTGAGGCCGGCATCCGCGCTTTCCTCAACCAGTGTCCGCACCGGCAGTCGGCGATCCAGACCGAAGCGCACGGCAAGCGGCCGCTGGTGTGCCCATACCACGCGTGGTCGTTCGGCGCCGAAGGCGAGTTGCGTGGGCTGCCCAACTCCGGCCTGTACCAGTTTACGGCCGAGGAGAAGGCCAACATCTGCCTGACAAAGCTGCATCTGCAGCAGGTGGGCGAGCTGCTATTCGTGAACATGGCCGAGCAGCCGCTGCCGCTGGAGCAGCAGTTTGCGCCAGCGTTCCTGGAGGATCTGCGCGCGGCGGCATCGCACGTGGATTCGCAGTTGATCTACAGCTGCCACCGCGTGCGCTACAACTGGAAGCTCAACATGGAGAACGTGAAGGATTACAACCATATTCCGTTCATCCATCCCAAGACCTTCAACCCGCTGATGACGGCAGCGCCCAAGCCCTCGGCGCATGTCGAGCGGTCCGTCGAGGTACCCTCGGCGGTGGAACAACTGCTGCAAGGCGGCGAGCCCGTTCCACTGGACGCGCTGAGCTTCCCGGCCAAGGCCGAGATCGCGGTGCAGGATCACTGGTACCGACCGCTTTGCGAGCGCTACGGTGAGGACTCGGCGTTCTACAACTGGTTCCTGTATCCGAACGTGAACTTCTACAGCGTGCGTGGCGACTCCTTCGTACTGCAGCAGTACGATCCGGTCTCGCCGCACGAGACCGACTACCACCTGTGGGTGGCGACCGCCCGGCGCCGAAGCGAGCGGACCGATTTCACCGCCCTGCTGAGTACGCTGATGCGCATCGAGCACCAGGTGATCGCCGAGGACACGGCCGTGCTGGAACGCCTGCAGGCCGGCTTCGGTCCGCACTCGCGTGCCTTCATGCACGGCGACTACGAGACCGAGCTGGTGCGCCAGCACCTGTGGTACCGCGCCAACGTGCTGGAGCAACCGGCATGA
- a CDS encoding DegT/DnrJ/EryC1/StrS family aminotransferase produces the protein MSIPVTSPLLPPLEAFVPYLEQIWRSRILTNGGDMHRALEKALAEYLGVNHLALLTNGTLALLTALQALRITGEVITTPYSFVATAHSLLWRGIKPVFVDIDPLSMNLDPLKIEAAITPHTTAIMPVHCYGTPCDTAAIERIADTYNLKVIYDAAHAFGVKDEGGSILRHGDLSVLSFHATKVFNTFEGGAIVCPDAKTYQRISRLKNFGFVDETTVVATGINGKMSEINAAFGLLQLQHIDDALAQRGAIDAQYRQRLAQVPGIRCLAPRSPGLSNYASFPILVEDAFPLARDELHRLLRSHDILVRRYFYPLISDFPMYRGLPSSAPAGLPVARQMADRVLCLPIFPGLAADQVDAIVDLIAAAGGVMSGSDSSSTLAPPSFAQPVEPAT, from the coding sequence ATGTCCATCCCCGTCACCAGTCCGCTGCTGCCGCCCCTGGAGGCGTTCGTCCCGTACCTGGAGCAGATCTGGCGCAGCCGCATCCTGACCAACGGCGGCGACATGCACCGTGCGCTGGAGAAGGCGCTGGCCGAGTACCTGGGGGTGAACCACCTGGCGCTGCTGACCAACGGCACCCTGGCGCTGCTGACCGCGCTGCAGGCGCTGCGCATCACCGGCGAGGTCATCACCACGCCGTACTCGTTCGTCGCCACCGCGCATTCGCTGCTGTGGCGCGGCATCAAGCCGGTGTTCGTGGACATCGATCCGCTGAGCATGAACCTGGATCCGCTCAAGATTGAAGCGGCGATCACCCCGCACACCACCGCGATCATGCCGGTGCACTGCTACGGCACCCCCTGCGACACCGCGGCGATCGAGCGCATCGCCGACACCTACAACCTCAAGGTCATCTACGACGCCGCGCACGCGTTCGGGGTCAAGGACGAGGGCGGCTCGATCCTGCGCCACGGCGACCTCAGCGTGCTCAGCTTCCACGCCACCAAGGTGTTCAACACCTTCGAGGGCGGCGCCATCGTCTGCCCGGACGCCAAGACCTACCAGCGCATCAGCCGCCTGAAGAACTTCGGCTTCGTCGACGAGACCACGGTGGTGGCGACCGGCATCAACGGCAAGATGAGCGAGATCAACGCCGCGTTCGGGCTGCTGCAACTCCAGCACATCGATGACGCGCTGGCGCAGCGTGGGGCGATCGACGCGCAGTACCGGCAACGCCTGGCGCAGGTGCCGGGGATCCGTTGCCTGGCGCCGCGGTCGCCGGGGCTGTCCAATTACGCCTCGTTCCCGATCCTGGTCGAGGACGCCTTCCCGCTGGCGCGCGATGAACTGCACCGGCTGCTGCGCAGCCACGACATCCTGGTGCGCCGCTACTTCTACCCGCTGATCAGCGATTTCCCGATGTACCGCGGCCTGCCCTCGTCCGCCCCGGCCGGCCTGCCGGTGGCCCGGCAGATGGCCGACCGCGTGCTGTGCCTGCCGATCTTCCCTGGACTGGCGGCCGACCAGGTGGACGCCATCGTCGACCTGATCGCCGCTGCCGGCGGCGTCATGTCCGGGTCCGATTCCTCCAGCACCCTCGCTCCTCCCTCCTTCGCCCAACCCGTGGAACCAGCAACATGA
- a CDS encoding ketoacyl-ACP synthase III, giving the protein MPTSTLRNVRFAGMATCVPRRVVSNLTDCRPQIRSERERLVRNIGIHTRRMAADWQCFSDLAFDAAQVLLERLQWQREEVDALIVVTQSPDYPIPATAIILQDRLGLSHATVAFDVNLGCSAYPFGINLLGSMIAAGGVKKGLLLVGDRSATFDDPIFSDSGTATALEFSADAAPMHFDLNSDGSGYRAIILPVGGHREPVGVQHLIPYRADENDHWHRGVDLQLDGVAVLSFSTQRVPPAVQKLLDYSGVSKDEIDYFVFHQANRMINETIRKKLGLPPEKVPSTLHDFGNTSGASLPVTMTARINKQLEEGRKRVLLCGFGIGLSWGTCLVDIDGAVFPDLIES; this is encoded by the coding sequence ATGCCGACCTCCACGCTGCGCAACGTACGCTTTGCCGGCATGGCGACCTGCGTGCCCAGGCGCGTCGTCTCCAACCTCACCGATTGCCGGCCGCAGATCCGCTCCGAGCGCGAGCGGCTGGTGCGCAATATCGGCATCCATACCCGGCGCATGGCCGCGGACTGGCAGTGCTTTTCCGACCTGGCCTTCGACGCGGCGCAGGTGCTGCTGGAACGCCTGCAATGGCAGCGCGAGGAGGTCGATGCATTGATCGTGGTCACCCAGTCGCCGGACTACCCGATCCCGGCGACCGCGATCATCCTGCAGGACCGCCTCGGGCTGTCGCACGCCACGGTGGCCTTCGACGTCAACCTGGGCTGCTCGGCCTACCCGTTCGGCATCAACCTGCTCGGCTCGATGATCGCCGCTGGCGGCGTCAAGAAGGGCCTGCTGCTGGTGGGCGACCGCAGCGCCACCTTCGACGACCCGATCTTCTCCGATTCCGGCACCGCCACCGCGCTGGAATTCAGCGCCGACGCCGCGCCGATGCACTTCGACCTCAACAGCGACGGCAGCGGCTACCGCGCGATCATCCTGCCGGTCGGCGGCCACCGCGAACCGGTCGGGGTGCAGCACCTGATCCCCTACCGCGCCGACGAGAACGACCACTGGCACCGCGGCGTGGACCTGCAACTGGACGGTGTGGCGGTGCTGAGCTTCTCCACCCAGCGGGTGCCGCCGGCGGTGCAGAAGCTGCTCGACTACAGCGGCGTGTCCAAGGACGAGATCGACTACTTCGTGTTCCACCAGGCCAACCGGATGATCAACGAGACCATCCGCAAGAAGCTCGGCCTGCCGCCGGAAAAGGTGCCCTCCACCCTGCACGATTTCGGCAACACCAGCGGCGCCTCGCTACCGGTCACCATGACCGCGCGGATCAACAAGCAACTGGAAGAAGGCCGCAAGCGCGTGCTGCTGTGCGGCTTCGGTATCGGCCTGTCCTGGGGCACCTGCCTGGTCGACATCGACGGCGCGGTGTTCCCCGACCTGATCGAGTCCTGA
- a CDS encoding SDR family oxidoreductase: MAFSATTDAFGLQGKTILVTGASSGIGAAVAALCARLGATLVLNGRDAERLQAVAETLSGEGHRSVIGDLTEEATRTALLEAAERYHGLASCAGIAALVPFRMAAEKHLQQMLSVNYLAPVILTQQLLAKRRLHEGASLVYVSALTARAAPQASAGYAGSKAALEAAVRSFALEQARHRIRANCIAPGYVDTPMLSRLGSTADMDDKIALTPLGRIDPADVANGAAYLLSDASRWITRSTLTIDGGLSLPIRL, from the coding sequence ATGGCGTTCTCTGCAACGACCGATGCCTTCGGGCTGCAGGGCAAGACCATCCTGGTGACCGGTGCCTCCTCGGGCATTGGTGCGGCCGTGGCCGCGCTGTGCGCGCGCCTGGGCGCGACGCTGGTGCTCAACGGGCGCGATGCGGAACGCTTGCAGGCGGTCGCCGAAACGCTCTCTGGCGAAGGCCACCGCAGCGTCATCGGCGACCTTACCGAAGAAGCAACCCGCACGGCCCTACTCGAGGCGGCCGAGCGCTACCACGGCCTGGCCTCGTGCGCCGGCATCGCCGCGCTGGTGCCGTTCCGGATGGCCGCCGAGAAGCACCTGCAGCAGATGCTGTCGGTGAACTACCTGGCACCGGTCATCCTCACCCAGCAGTTGCTGGCCAAGCGCCGGCTGCACGAGGGCGCCTCGCTGGTCTACGTCTCGGCGCTGACCGCGCGTGCCGCGCCGCAGGCCAGCGCCGGCTACGCCGGGTCCAAGGCGGCACTGGAGGCCGCGGTGCGCTCCTTCGCGCTGGAACAGGCCCGGCACCGTATCCGCGCCAATTGCATCGCCCCCGGCTACGTCGACACGCCGATGCTGAGTAGGCTGGGCAGCACCGCGGACATGGACGACAAGATCGCCCTGACCCCGCTGGGCCGCATCGACCCGGCCGATGTCGCCAATGGCGCCGCCTACCTGCTGTCCGACGCCAGCCGCTGGATCACTCGCAGCACCCTGACCATCGACGGTGGGCTCTCCCTGCCGATCCGCCTATGA
- a CDS encoding acetyltransferase → MSDAPPQHVLIVGAGGFGRGIAAMAYNDDPGYGQAWDIKGFLDSRSALASGLRWPLLGDPDTYQPVPGDLFVCALGDPAARRRYSQPLLARGADFMVLRPRLREASETLIGRGSLFEVGVSIGADSRIGEFVTILATTIVGHDVVIGDYVQIGNFVFVGGGARIGHDVVIHPHATVLPGVAIGDGAVIGAGSVVVKDVPPNVTVAGNPARTIFSR, encoded by the coding sequence ATGAGCGATGCGCCCCCGCAACACGTGCTGATCGTCGGGGCCGGCGGCTTCGGTCGCGGCATCGCGGCGATGGCGTACAACGACGATCCGGGTTACGGCCAGGCCTGGGACATCAAGGGCTTCCTGGACAGCCGCAGCGCATTGGCGTCCGGCCTGCGCTGGCCGCTGCTGGGCGACCCGGACACCTACCAGCCGGTGCCCGGCGACCTGTTCGTCTGCGCGCTCGGCGACCCGGCCGCACGCCGCCGCTACAGCCAGCCACTGCTGGCGCGCGGCGCCGACTTCATGGTGCTGCGTCCACGCCTGCGCGAGGCCTCGGAGACGCTGATCGGGCGTGGCAGCCTGTTCGAGGTCGGCGTGTCGATCGGTGCCGACAGCCGCATCGGCGAGTTCGTCACCATCCTCGCCACCACCATCGTCGGCCACGACGTGGTGATCGGCGACTACGTGCAGATCGGCAACTTCGTGTTCGTCGGCGGCGGCGCGCGCATCGGCCATGACGTGGTCATCCATCCGCACGCCACCGTGCTGCCCGGCGTCGCGATCGGCGACGGCGCGGTGATCGGCGCCGGCAGCGTGGTGGTCAAGGACGTGCCGCCCAACGTCACCGTCGCCGGGAACCCGGCGCGTACCATCTTCAGCCGTTGA
- a CDS encoding SDR family oxidoreductase → MSVAETPAALSQTLYGVHGKTILVTGASKGIGEAVAKACAGAGARLLVAGRDLPRLQALLDALPGDGHRLFAGDLSDAATVQRLATESGPLDGVVHSAGIRGLSPMKLVSERFLTEVMTINYVAPTMLTRHLLARQALRPGGSIVFLASIAALTGTVGVGPYAGSKAALIGMLRPLALELARRQIRANALCPGLVETTLINEDKAWFEESRKRYPLGIGDPEDVAMACLYFLSDASSKVTGQAFSMDGGVEFA, encoded by the coding sequence ATGTCCGTTGCGGAAACGCCGGCCGCTCTGTCGCAAACGTTGTACGGCGTGCATGGCAAGACGATTCTGGTGACCGGCGCCTCCAAGGGCATCGGCGAGGCGGTGGCCAAGGCCTGTGCCGGCGCCGGTGCGCGCCTGCTCGTCGCCGGCCGCGACCTGCCGCGGCTGCAGGCCTTGCTCGACGCCTTGCCGGGCGACGGCCATCGTCTGTTCGCCGGCGACCTGTCCGATGCCGCCACCGTGCAACGCCTGGCCACCGAAAGCGGGCCACTGGACGGCGTGGTGCACAGCGCAGGCATCCGCGGCCTGTCGCCGATGAAACTGGTCAGCGAGCGTTTCCTCACCGAGGTGATGACGATCAACTACGTCGCGCCGACGATGCTGACCCGCCACCTGCTCGCGCGCCAGGCGCTGCGCCCCGGCGGCTCCATCGTCTTCCTCGCTTCGATCGCCGCGCTGACCGGCACCGTCGGCGTCGGGCCTTACGCCGGCTCCAAGGCAGCGCTGATCGGCATGCTGCGGCCGCTGGCGCTGGAACTGGCGAGGCGCCAGATCCGCGCCAACGCGCTGTGCCCGGGCCTGGTCGAGACCACCCTGATCAACGAAGACAAGGCCTGGTTCGAGGAGAGCCGCAAGCGCTACCCGCTGGGCATCGGCGACCCCGAGGACGTGGCCATGGCCTGCCTGTACTTCCTCTCCGACGCCAGCAGTAAAGTCACCGGCCAGGCCTTCAGCATGGACGGCGGCGTGGAGTTCGCATGA